One Aneurinibacillus migulanus genomic region harbors:
- a CDS encoding DUF1259 domain-containing protein has protein sequence MRFAQIFGGQAQVINGVCTATKSRTNINVRILGRNSRSFLTIPAAISFESVGRDGRALCLGETVILTREINPFISRLREAGIKVTALHNHWLFTNPNIWYIHFEAIQRPLVFARNVRNASRVLTNRPVGPFTLKKKTR, from the coding sequence ATGCGTTTTGCTCAAATCTTCGGTGGCCAAGCTCAGGTAATCAATGGGGTATGCACTGCTACAAAATCAAGGACCAACATCAATGTTAGAATATTAGGAAGGAACTCTAGGTCATTTCTGACAATTCCTGCTGCAATTTCCTTCGAAAGTGTTGGTAGAGACGGCCGAGCCTTATGCCTTGGAGAAACAGTTATCCTTACAAGAGAAATTAATCCATTTATCTCTAGACTTCGTGAGGCAGGCATTAAAGTGACCGCTCTTCATAATCACTGGTTGTTCACTAACCCAAATATCTGGTACATTCACTTTGAAGCCATTCAGCGGCCGCTTGTTTTTGCAAGAAATGTCCGGAATGCTTCTAGGGTGCTTACGAATAGGCCTGTCGGTCCGTTCACCCTCAAGAAAAAGACCAGATAA
- a CDS encoding DUF418 domain-containing protein, whose product MDLKSIYKDERNTSIDIIRGVALFGILLVNMPSFDRNHFGASYLGIDAFIRLLYDLFIQQKFYPIFSFLFGLGFYIFMSRAEYRGQQNIYFLFTRRLLVLLLFGIIHQMMWQGDILKEYAIYGFILIPFYRRRTRTILLFTFVLTLVYLIMMNKIDIGIHFDPMFSMPILIMLLLGVYAGKKQILINISNNLNLIYSIQIVSFVISIPALYAILREFLFRPEDSFAFVDSEIVAFSAIPLSIFYISTFILLLERKFFLRILKPFGYVGRMSLTNYLLQTLIGLTLVKIFKMNLNASMIKDLFLAVIIYGVQIGLSFLWIRKFQYGPLEKLWRFLTYSPIFGAATRKNRGQTISNVEPINNKQTKNNKV is encoded by the coding sequence ATGGATCTAAAATCAATTTATAAGGACGAACGTAATACTTCCATTGATATCATACGTGGAGTAGCTCTTTTTGGTATATTACTTGTTAATATGCCTAGTTTTGATCGGAATCATTTTGGAGCTAGTTATTTAGGAATAGATGCTTTTATTAGGCTTTTATATGACTTGTTTATTCAACAAAAATTTTATCCCATATTCTCTTTTTTATTTGGCCTAGGTTTTTATATATTTATGTCACGAGCGGAATACCGGGGGCAACAAAATATTTATTTTCTGTTTACACGTCGCCTTCTTGTTTTACTACTTTTTGGCATAATACATCAGATGATGTGGCAAGGTGATATCCTAAAAGAGTATGCGATATATGGATTTATACTTATCCCTTTTTATAGACGAAGAACAAGAACTATTTTACTATTCACCTTTGTATTAACACTTGTGTATCTAATTATGATGAATAAAATTGATATAGGAATTCATTTTGATCCTATGTTTTCAATGCCTATATTGATCATGTTGTTGTTAGGAGTTTATGCTGGAAAGAAACAAATACTTATAAATATATCTAACAATTTAAACTTAATTTATAGTATCCAGATTGTTTCTTTTGTAATTAGCATCCCTGCCTTATATGCAATTCTAAGAGAATTTCTATTCAGACCAGAGGATTCTTTTGCTTTTGTAGATTCGGAAATTGTTGCTTTTAGTGCAATTCCGCTATCGATATTTTATATTTCAACATTTATTTTGTTATTAGAACGAAAATTCTTTCTGCGAATTTTAAAGCCTTTTGGATACGTAGGTCGAATGTCGCTTACTAATTACTTATTACAAACTTTAATCGGTTTAACTTTAGTTAAAATATTTAAAATGAATTTAAATGCTTCAATGATAAAAGATCTTTTTTTGGCTGTTATAATTTATGGGGTTCAAATCGGATTAAGTTTTTTATGGATAAGAAAATTTCAATATGGTCCTTTGGAAAAACTGTGGCGTTTTTTAACTTATAGTCCGATATTTGGAGCAGCAACGAGAAAAAACAGAGGACAAACTATATCTAATGTGGAACCAATCAACAATAAACAGACTAAAAACAATAAAGTGTAA
- a CDS encoding glycine zipper domain-containing protein, whose translation MAENNDRNRNDADGRNVTNAADGDIGEAVGTAGGGVAGAAVGSIFGPLGTVAGAVVGGALGNQVGEGAEAANNDAENARGAGGNGDATNRNE comes from the coding sequence ATGGCTGAAAACAACGATCGTAATCGGAACGATGCTGATGGCCGTAACGTGACCAACGCGGCTGACGGTGACATTGGTGAAGCTGTAGGAACCGCGGGCGGTGGTGTTGCGGGTGCTGCTGTAGGCTCCATTTTTGGGCCGCTTGGCACCGTTGCAGGTGCCGTCGTTGGCGGTGCATTGGGCAACCAGGTAGGTGAGGGTGCCGAGGCTGCCAACAACGACGCAGAAAACGCGCGTGGTGCTGGTGGTAATGGCGACGCCACAAACCGGAACGAATAG
- a CDS encoding 7TM diverse intracellular signaling domain-containing protein, producing MKEIELLVRVANFDQPLKGGIVKSIYFGSQAAIDTEREYSIGFQLVTFIILLLHGLYAILLYVFGPRQKTFLMFFLLLLSAGLSIVSDHDSLLLIWLPLDYTWSLKIRLLSYIWLSFFSLALARSFSEYVTGTRLFYLYAIVLGIYSVFLLIAPAPLIYYSFAAKVFSFLYLFPLAWFVYLIGNMFI from the coding sequence GTGAAGGAAATCGAGCTGCTTGTGCGTGTAGCCAATTTCGATCAGCCGCTAAAAGGTGGTATTGTCAAGTCCATCTACTTTGGCTCACAGGCTGCCATTGATACTGAACGTGAATATTCCATCGGCTTTCAACTTGTGACGTTCATCATATTATTGCTGCATGGTTTATACGCTATCCTGTTGTATGTGTTCGGTCCGCGGCAAAAGACATTTCTTATGTTCTTTCTACTGCTTCTGTCTGCCGGCCTTTCTATTGTGTCTGATCATGATAGCTTGCTATTAATCTGGTTGCCACTGGATTATACTTGGAGTCTGAAAATCCGGTTACTCTCCTACATTTGGCTATCCTTTTTTAGTCTGGCACTGGCTAGGAGCTTTTCTGAATATGTAACAGGCACCCGGTTGTTTTATTTGTATGCTATTGTGTTAGGTATTTACTCGGTATTTCTATTGATTGCACCGGCACCACTTATTTATTATTCATTTGCAGCCAAAGTGTTCTCTTTTCTTTATTTGTTCCCTTTGGCCTGGTTCGTCTATCTGATCGGTAACATGTTTATT
- a CDS encoding chymotrypsin family serine protease: MATFYEAYRAKEFLSKRMLKRKGIVGIGVGYADPKHPNKGAGINVYTDKIGPAAKRRLLNALNAAISIKKTPVPMRLITTGPAFATAAPSAGAITQAEYRRRVRPVPAGYSVSGLNGGAGTAGLIVSRDGQLFLASNNHVLSIDNFHTTPTVQPGQADGGTVANDHIGRLHEFVPLRRVGNNYLDAATSLPRNNRLLDPRYGVDRRTVQGVLLPSVGSRVFSESRTSGRRPGVVESVNTDILVRYGDPYRDLLGTIQFRNQTIIRGHFAEGDSGVVWLQDTSFGGTQAVAMSFAGFNLGTRSISFPMSWFNQAFRTQVAQPGGRTAHIRKINVRGNYKYAQPLTKKELNSIKVVRAARRK, translated from the coding sequence GTGGCAACTTTTTATGAGGCCTACAGAGCGAAAGAATTTTTATCAAAAAGAATGTTGAAAAGAAAAGGAATTGTCGGAATCGGGGTGGGATATGCCGATCCCAAACACCCTAATAAAGGGGCAGGTATTAATGTTTATACGGATAAAATCGGACCTGCAGCGAAACGTAGATTGTTAAATGCTTTAAACGCAGCCATTAGCATAAAAAAAACACCTGTTCCTATGCGTCTAATCACAACGGGGCCAGCATTCGCAACGGCAGCTCCCTCAGCGGGAGCGATCACACAGGCTGAATATAGGAGAAGAGTACGACCCGTACCTGCCGGCTATAGTGTATCGGGATTAAATGGTGGTGCTGGGACGGCAGGACTGATTGTCAGTCGCGACGGACAATTATTTCTTGCTAGTAACAATCATGTCTTGAGTATAGATAATTTTCATACTACGCCTACTGTTCAACCAGGCCAAGCTGATGGCGGAACAGTAGCAAACGATCATATTGGTCGCTTGCATGAGTTTGTTCCATTAAGAAGGGTCGGAAACAATTATCTCGATGCTGCTACCTCCCTTCCTCGCAATAACCGTCTTCTAGATCCAAGATATGGTGTAGATCGAAGAACCGTTCAGGGTGTGTTACTCCCTAGCGTAGGTTCAAGAGTTTTCAGTGAATCTCGAACATCTGGAAGGAGACCTGGGGTAGTTGAATCGGTTAATACGGATATACTAGTTCGATATGGAGACCCATACAGGGATTTATTAGGAACAATCCAGTTTAGAAATCAAACCATCATCAGAGGTCATTTTGCGGAAGGTGATTCTGGAGTTGTGTGGCTCCAAGATACCTCTTTCGGAGGAACACAAGCGGTAGCGATGTCTTTTGCTGGATTTAACCTTGGCACTCGTTCGATTTCCTTCCCAATGTCATGGTTCAATCAGGCTTTCCGAACTCAAGTCGCCCAACCAGGTGGGCGAACCGCACACATACGAAAAATTAATGTCAGGGGTAATTATAAATATGCGCAACCATTAACCAAAAAAGAGCTCAACAGCATTAAGGTCGTTAGGGCAGCAAGAAGGAAGTAG
- a CDS encoding ANT(4')-I family aminoglycoside nucleotidyltransferase — MNMNGPVKISRSERLQTCQEIAARLHEVYGEKILAIGVYGSVSRGTDGPFSDIEMFCVLGGESSEPVEFSHEWSAGPWKAEVNVCSADVLLKTASTVEGKWPLTHGPFFSQLSLYDPKGFFSTLKKAAESPTKEDFRHAINEVLVGEMYEFIGKLRNVNLNGPHTYLPYLAMQFAEYGAMLIGLHNQKLFSTGSMVLPESLELPNRPVGFDNVVKLVMSGDLVEPSKIVSACEDFWNGLVDWAAKHDYVMNSKRIPF, encoded by the coding sequence ATGAACATGAATGGACCTGTAAAAATTTCTCGAAGTGAAAGACTTCAAACATGCCAAGAAATTGCTGCGAGGTTACATGAGGTTTACGGGGAAAAAATCCTAGCCATAGGGGTCTACGGCTCTGTTTCCAGAGGTACAGACGGTCCTTTCTCAGACATTGAGATGTTTTGCGTACTAGGTGGTGAATCAAGTGAACCCGTAGAATTTAGTCATGAATGGTCGGCAGGACCCTGGAAAGCTGAAGTGAACGTCTGTAGCGCGGATGTTCTTCTTAAAACCGCCTCTACTGTTGAGGGAAAATGGCCGTTGACACATGGGCCCTTCTTTTCCCAGCTTAGTCTGTATGATCCTAAAGGCTTTTTTTCAACACTAAAGAAAGCGGCTGAATCACCAACAAAGGAAGATTTCAGGCATGCGATCAACGAAGTTCTTGTAGGTGAAATGTACGAATTTATTGGAAAGCTTAGAAATGTAAATCTAAACGGCCCTCACACCTACTTGCCCTACTTGGCTATGCAGTTTGCCGAATACGGTGCCATGTTAATCGGGTTGCATAATCAAAAACTTTTTTCGACGGGCTCAATGGTTCTACCCGAGTCATTGGAACTGCCGAATCGTCCAGTAGGATTTGACAATGTAGTTAAGCTTGTTATGTCTGGAGACTTAGTAGAACCGTCGAAAATAGTTTCAGCATGTGAAGATTTCTGGAATGGCCTCGTAGATTGGGCAGCCAAACATGATTACGTAATGAATTCAAAACGAATCCCTTTTTGA
- a CDS encoding GerAB/ArcD/ProY family transporter has product MTEKKSITLTQYILTIHGVQMGQDVLTLPSDVAAVAGTDGWISVIIGSIITMIVSLCIVSIMAKYPGETFLQVLTRYFGKWVGKACMIIWGLYSLMSVIVLLYFTVVVLRVSIVAQTPSYVLVFLFIIPIYMVIRSGAQIVGRYAVFVFFFTLWMPLLLLISLGDAHSVFLLPMIKEGIGPILYAAKNTVLVFFGFEMAFILYPYLKNKQMAARGIVIANSLSLILYLLITLACFSYFSPDEITQYIWTTLRLVKPIEFPFLERFEIIFLSFFLYLFSTSIIPYAFSVTKSVEQIFDKKDWQLPIYILLLGLFFTSFFHKINYKELETLRTWWGWTGITVAYAFPVVLFLYITAHQYLNRQRA; this is encoded by the coding sequence ATGACAGAGAAGAAGAGTATAACATTAACTCAATATATCTTAACCATTCACGGAGTACAAATGGGGCAAGATGTCCTCACACTTCCTTCCGATGTCGCAGCAGTAGCAGGTACGGATGGATGGATTTCTGTCATCATCGGTTCGATTATAACCATGATTGTAAGCTTATGTATTGTAAGCATTATGGCAAAGTATCCAGGAGAAACTTTTCTTCAAGTGCTCACGCGATATTTCGGGAAATGGGTAGGAAAAGCTTGCATGATTATCTGGGGACTATATTCCCTTATGTCTGTTATTGTGCTTCTCTACTTTACAGTCGTGGTTCTTCGGGTATCAATTGTGGCTCAAACACCCAGTTATGTATTAGTCTTTCTCTTTATAATCCCTATTTATATGGTTATTCGTAGTGGGGCTCAGATAGTGGGGCGTTATGCAGTGTTTGTTTTTTTCTTTACACTTTGGATGCCGTTATTGTTATTAATATCATTAGGAGATGCACATTCAGTTTTCTTATTACCCATGATAAAAGAAGGGATAGGTCCTATTCTGTACGCAGCCAAAAACACCGTATTAGTATTTTTCGGCTTTGAAATGGCCTTTATTCTTTACCCTTATTTAAAAAACAAACAGATGGCAGCAAGGGGAATTGTGATTGCGAATAGTCTATCCCTCATTCTGTACCTTTTGATTACCCTTGCTTGTTTTTCTTATTTTAGTCCGGATGAGATTACCCAATATATATGGACGACACTTAGGCTGGTAAAACCCATTGAGTTCCCCTTTCTTGAACGGTTTGAGATCATCTTTTTGTCTTTTTTTCTTTACCTTTTTTCAACATCTATTATTCCTTATGCTTTTTCAGTAACAAAGAGTGTAGAGCAAATTTTTGATAAGAAAGATTGGCAGTTACCCATATATATCTTGTTGCTTGGCTTATTTTTCACTTCATTTTTTCATAAGATAAACTATAAGGAGCTTGAAACCTTGCGTACATGGTGGGGCTGGACTGGTATTACTGTTGCCTATGCCTTTCCAGTTGTCCTTTTTTTGTATATCACAGCTCATCAGTATTTGAATAGACAAAGGGCATAG
- a CDS encoding AbrB/MazE/SpoVT family DNA-binding domain-containing protein, with translation MGATGIIRKLDELGRIVLPMELRRKFGIAERDGLEIFVDEECIVLRKYEPARIFCNSASDVIAYKGKKICVSCFDEMKN, from the coding sequence ATGGGGGCTACTGGAATTATACGTAAATTGGACGAGCTTGGAAGAATCGTTTTGCCAATGGAATTAAGGCGTAAATTCGGAATTGCCGAAAGAGATGGCTTAGAGATTTTTGTAGATGAAGAGTGCATCGTCTTACGAAAATATGAACCAGCCCGCATCTTCTGTAATTCTGCATCAGACGTCATCGCATACAAGGGTAAGAAAATTTGTGTTTCCTGTTTTGATGAAATGAAGAATTAA
- a CDS encoding alpha/beta-type small acid-soluble spore protein: MAQRQSRNQIVAPQARTAIDQMKYEIASSFGVQLGPDTTSRQNGSVGGEITKRLVQMAEQQLGGRIQ; this comes from the coding sequence ATGGCTCAACGACAAAGCAGAAACCAAATAGTTGCTCCACAAGCACGTACAGCAATAGACCAAATGAAGTATGAAATTGCTTCTTCGTTTGGTGTACAACTTGGCCCAGATACAACTTCTCGCCAAAATGGTTCTGTTGGTGGCGAAATCACAAAGCGCCTTGTTCAAATGGCGGAACAGCAACTAGGTGGGCGTATTCAGTAA
- a CDS encoding beta-propeller fold lactonase family protein — MATAYVTNSESNTVSVINTQSNQVIATIPVGELPDNIVITPNGRRVYVTNVLPSTISVINTQSNRVIATIPVRGTGDLAITPNGRRVYVLDVSFETVSVINTQSNRVIATIPAIPFPWGIVMTLNGARFYVTHPRFDAVSVISTESNRVIATVPVGRRPGDMGITSNGRRVYVVNNLSNTVSVINMQSNRVIDTIPVGKVPVGIAFTRTRLSRSLVKGRKKVVRLSRPLIKRHKGLYSPFMK; from the coding sequence TTGGCTACAGCCTATGTAACGAATTCAGAATCCAATACCGTTTCGGTAATCAATACGCAATCGAACCAAGTGATTGCTACGATCCCTGTTGGAGAGCTTCCTGACAATATAGTGATTACTCCAAATGGCAGGCGTGTCTATGTAACAAATGTACTTCCTAGTACCATTTCAGTAATTAATACGCAATCGAATCGAGTGATTGCCACGATACCTGTTAGGGGTACTGGAGATTTAGCGATTACTCCAAATGGCAGGCGTGTCTATGTCTTAGATGTATCCTTCGAGACCGTTTCAGTAATTAATACTCAGTCGAATCGTGTCATTGCTACGATCCCTGCTATTCCTTTTCCTTGGGGGATAGTAATGACTCTAAATGGAGCACGTTTCTATGTAACGCATCCCAGATTCGATGCCGTCTCAGTAATCAGCACGGAATCGAACCGGGTTATTGCCACGGTACCGGTTGGAAGACGTCCTGGTGATATGGGAATTACATCCAATGGAAGACGAGTCTATGTGGTGAATAACCTCTCTAATACCGTTTCAGTCATTAATATGCAATCGAATCGTGTCATTGATACGATCCCCGTTGGAAAAGTTCCTGTAGGGATAGCTTTTACTCGAACTCGTTTGTCCCGATCCTTAGTAAAAGGTCGTAAAAAGGTTGTTCGTTTATCCCGCCCCTTAATAAAACGGCATAAAGGTTTATATAGTCCTTTTATGAAATAG
- a CDS encoding AbfB domain-containing protein: protein MQPQLVADSTFELRRGQANWTNPQMVSFLSVNFPNRFIRHRDLQLWVEPAPWDQEPARSDATFIVRQPLAIPIVPPLT, encoded by the coding sequence ATGCAACCACAATTAGTAGCCGACTCAACTTTTGAATTAAGACGCGGACAAGCAAACTGGACAAATCCACAAATGGTCTCGTTCCTATCAGTTAATTTTCCAAACCGGTTCATTCGCCACCGAGATTTGCAGCTCTGGGTCGAGCCTGCACCATGGGACCAAGAGCCAGCAAGGTCGGATGCCACGTTTATAGTCCGTCAGCCCCTTGCTATTCCAATAGTTCCACCCCTTACGTGA
- a CDS encoding L,D-transpeptidase family protein, whose protein sequence is MFSLFRLFPKTLGALMIFILICISVASMPVLATTKVNQSNTTVQLRINIWHKKIELIKEGHVLKTFKVAPGAIDTPSPVGIYRIVSKEQGWGKGFGSCWLGLNVPWGQYGIHGTNKPELIGKYVSHGCFRMRNRDIEELYELVPVGTEVIIEGPITGHKDVTYRVLVRGSRGTLVQLVQNRLQAAGLYNGTCNGVFNRNTELAVIKYQKQNQLPVTKQIHYKDLLHMGIIE, encoded by the coding sequence ATGTTTTCATTGTTTCGTCTTTTTCCAAAAACACTTGGAGCACTGATGATTTTCATCTTAATCTGTATATCTGTAGCTTCAATGCCTGTTTTAGCGACCACAAAAGTAAACCAATCAAATACTACCGTTCAACTTCGTATCAATATATGGCACAAAAAAATTGAACTAATAAAAGAAGGGCACGTTTTGAAAACCTTCAAAGTTGCCCCCGGTGCTATTGACACACCATCTCCTGTAGGCATCTATCGCATTGTCTCTAAGGAACAGGGCTGGGGGAAAGGTTTCGGCAGTTGTTGGCTAGGATTAAATGTTCCATGGGGCCAATACGGTATCCATGGAACAAATAAACCTGAACTCATCGGTAAATACGTTAGTCATGGCTGTTTTCGTATGAGAAACAGGGACATCGAAGAGCTTTATGAATTAGTCCCTGTAGGAACAGAGGTCATTATTGAAGGACCGATTACTGGACATAAAGATGTAACTTATAGGGTGTTGGTACGCGGATCACGGGGAACACTTGTGCAATTGGTACAAAATCGGCTACAAGCGGCCGGGTTATATAATGGCACTTGTAACGGAGTATTTAATCGAAATACCGAGTTGGCTGTTATAAAGTATCAAAAACAAAATCAACTCCCTGTTACAAAGCAAATTCATTATAAGGATTTGCTGCATATGGGAATCATCGAATGA
- a CDS encoding ArpU family phage packaging/lysis transcriptional regulator, translated as MGVKHLSKDVQDLVIEELCEYRASRVNMRNVEEQKKAGIINLFPTLKQCDSENMLKYRQIERALWEALDPIERDIIERKYINSTDAKDINVYTELSMKKSTYYKKKKTAIFHLAKALGII; from the coding sequence ATGGGAGTGAAACATTTGAGCAAGGATGTACAGGATTTGGTTATAGAAGAATTATGCGAGTATCGCGCTTCAAGGGTAAATATGAGGAATGTAGAGGAACAGAAAAAAGCCGGTATTATTAATCTCTTCCCTACGTTAAAACAATGCGATAGCGAAAATATGCTTAAGTATAGACAAATAGAAAGGGCATTGTGGGAAGCGTTGGACCCTATTGAGAGGGATATAATCGAAAGGAAGTACATTAATTCAACTGACGCAAAAGATATTAATGTTTACACTGAACTAAGTATGAAAAAAAGCACATACTATAAGAAAAAGAAAACCGCAATATTTCATCTGGCCAAGGCGCTCGGAATTATCTGA
- a CDS encoding BRO-N domain-containing protein, producing MTRYMGIFLFVINVKEGMNQMDLIQFEDHKVRVLNHNGADWDGKQEAWFVPGEVAAAIGASNPSDYARTVLKRNTERFEGFRGRVKLTLPSGGTQEINIINENGLYMFLMASDLPKAVQFQRRVTELLKGIRQGKIKIMQPENKEEKLIRAKAMELNARTRQAKLMTQIAGQFKGTLSDESVQLLLSGATEVLVGAPILPKPDVPVLFTATEIAEEMDVTANKIGRLSNKHNLKTSEYGKWILDKARGHDKQVRSFVYNEKGRARLIDLLNAEIKNT from the coding sequence ATGACGAGATACATGGGAATCTTTTTATTTGTCATTAATGTTAAAGAAGGGATGAATCAAATGGACTTAATTCAATTTGAAGATCATAAAGTACGAGTGCTGAATCATAACGGAGCAGACTGGGATGGAAAACAAGAGGCTTGGTTCGTTCCTGGTGAAGTGGCGGCTGCCATTGGTGCAAGTAATCCCTCTGATTATGCTCGTACGGTATTAAAGCGAAATACTGAACGATTTGAGGGTTTTAGGGGGCGGGTCAAATTGACCCTACCTAGTGGCGGTACTCAAGAAATCAATATTATTAATGAAAACGGTTTGTATATGTTCCTTATGGCAAGTGACTTGCCCAAAGCAGTACAATTCCAACGGCGGGTAACTGAGCTACTCAAAGGAATTCGTCAGGGAAAAATAAAAATCATGCAACCGGAAAATAAAGAAGAAAAACTTATTCGTGCAAAGGCGATGGAATTAAACGCTCGTACACGCCAAGCAAAGCTTATGACACAAATTGCTGGTCAATTTAAAGGGACGCTATCAGATGAGTCTGTTCAATTGCTTTTATCCGGTGCAACAGAGGTCCTTGTAGGGGCACCGATTTTACCGAAGCCAGATGTGCCAGTGCTGTTTACAGCAACGGAAATCGCAGAAGAAATGGATGTTACAGCTAATAAGATTGGGCGCTTATCCAATAAACACAACCTAAAAACATCAGAGTATGGAAAATGGATACTTGATAAAGCAAGAGGTCACGATAAACAGGTCCGTTCATTCGTATATAACGAAAAAGGGCGAGCTAGATTAATTGATTTGCTAAATGCGGAGATAAAAAATACCTAA
- a CDS encoding alpha/beta-type small acid-soluble spore protein: MAQQQSRNQIVAPQARTAIDQMKYEIASSFGVQLGPDTTSRQNGSVGGEITKRLVQMAEQQLGGRIQ, from the coding sequence ATGGCTCAACAACAAAGCAGAAACCAAATTGTTGCTCCGCAAGCACGTACAGCAATAGACCAAATGAAGTATGAAATTGCTTCTTCGTTTGGTGTACAACTTGGCCCAGATACAACTTCTCGCCAAAATGGTTCTGTTGGTGGCGAAATCACAAAGCGCCTTGTTCAAATGGCGGAACAGCAACTAGGTGGGCGTATTCAGTAA
- a CDS encoding DinB family protein — protein sequence MRTIQKMYEHLNWANHRILEKLHNNKNGNQQIIDLFSHILYTEQVWITRLRGMDSSQLPIWSEANLSVCAELVRKNQDDFTALFANLTSADLDNLISYRNSKGKEFKTSIEDILTHVALHGQYHRGQINSRLRANRVEPVNTDYITFVR from the coding sequence TTGAGAACGATCCAAAAGATGTATGAACATTTAAATTGGGCTAATCATCGTATTCTTGAAAAATTACATAATAATAAAAACGGAAACCAACAGATAATCGATTTATTTTCCCATATACTTTATACAGAACAAGTGTGGATAACTAGATTACGTGGAATGGACAGTTCGCAACTGCCCATCTGGTCAGAGGCTAATTTATCGGTCTGTGCAGAGCTGGTGAGAAAAAATCAAGATGATTTCACAGCACTTTTCGCTAATTTAACCAGCGCTGATTTAGATAATTTAATATCCTATAGAAATAGCAAAGGTAAAGAGTTTAAGACTTCTATAGAAGATATTCTCACTCATGTGGCACTTCATGGTCAGTATCATAGAGGACAAATTAACTCGCGGCTTCGAGCAAATAGGGTTGAACCAGTTAATACTGACTATATTACATTTGTGAGATAA
- a CDS encoding proprotein convertase P-domain-containing protein, with product MFLCRPGTPVIICPPISPRPTCVTNTATFTNPTPIIIPLFGPATPYPSNIIVSGLTGTISKVTVTLSNFSHSFPEDVDILLVGPNGQRVILMSDAGGDNGITNVTITFDDNAPSTLPNEGQIMSGAFKPTDPFPPPAPQEMLSVFNSTNPNGIWSLFVVDNVEGDQGSIAGGWSLTITTETCFTRFGC from the coding sequence ATGTTCTTATGTAGACCCGGTACTCCTGTAATAATATGCCCACCTATCTCGCCGCGTCCAACATGTGTAACGAACACGGCCACATTTACAAATCCTACCCCGATTATCATACCTCTATTCGGTCCGGCTACACCTTACCCATCTAACATTATTGTCTCAGGCTTAACGGGTACAATTAGTAAGGTAACAGTAACACTTAGCAATTTCAGCCACTCCTTTCCAGAAGATGTTGATATCCTACTCGTTGGACCGAATGGACAGCGTGTCATCCTCATGTCGGATGCGGGAGGTGATAATGGTATCACCAACGTGACAATTACATTTGATGACAATGCGCCAAGTACATTGCCAAATGAAGGACAAATCATGTCAGGTGCATTCAAACCAACCGATCCCTTTCCACCACCCGCACCACAAGAAATGTTAAGTGTTTTCAACTCTACAAACCCGAATGGTATATGGAGTCTTTTTGTTGTCGACAACGTGGAAGGGGACCAAGGTAGTATCGCTGGTGGTTGGAGTTTGACGATTACCACTGAAACTTGCTTTACTCGCTTTGGCTGTTAA